A segment of the Acidimicrobiia bacterium genome:
GACGTACGTCGTCGTGGAGAAGATCCTCACCGGCGACGAGACGCTGCGCGACGGGTGGCCCGTCGACGGCACGACGGGCTACGACGCGATGACCGACCTCGACGACGTGCTCGTGGACCCGGACGGCTGGCGAACGCTGGCGCGTGTGCAGCCCCCGTTCGAGACCGTGGAGCGCGAGGCCAAGCGCATGGTGCTCGAAGAGCTCTTGCGCCCCGAGCTCGACCGTGTGGTCGAGGCACTGGGCGAGCGCGAGCGGACGAGCGTGACGGCACTGACCGTCGCGCTGCCCGTCTACCGCACGTACCTCGACGGCGACGGGCCGGGTGACGAGGACCTCGACGTCCTCACGCACGCGGCGGAGCGGGTCGGGACGAGCGAGGCGGCCGCGCTGGTGGAGCGGCTGACCTCGGCCGGGGCGCGTGACGTCGCGATGCGCTGGCAGCAGCTGTGCGGACCGGTGATGGCGAAGGGCCACGAGGACACCGCGCTCTACCGCGATGCCGTCCTCGTGTCGCGCAACGACGTCGGTGGCGATCCCGGACGGGCGCCCGACCACGCGGTCGCGCGGTTGCACGCGCGGAACGCTGCTCGGGCGGAGCGTTGGCCGCGCACCATGCTCGCGACGAGCACGCACGACACGAAGCGCAGCGAGGACGTCCGGGCGCGCATCGCGGTGCTGTCCGAGCGCGCGGACGAGTTCGAGGCGGGGTTGGCGCGCTTGCGAGACCGTCTGGACCTGTCTGCGCTGACCGCCGTCGAGCAGCGACTCCTCGCGCAGACGTTGCTCGGCGTGGGGCTCGACGGCCCCGACCTTCGTGCGCGCCTCCACGACTACCTGCGCAAGGCGCTGCGCGAGGCGAAGCAGCAGACGAGCTGGCTCTCCCCCGACGAGGCACACGAGCGTGCCGTGCTCGCCGCGCTCGACGCGTGTCTCGCGAACGGCGGCACGGCGTACCTCGCCGCGTTCGGCGATCTCGTCGGGTGCGTGGCGCGCGCGGGCGCGCACAACTCGCTGGTGCTCGCACTCCTGAAGCTCGCGGGTCCCGGCGTCGCCGACACGTACCAGGGCACGGAGCTGATCGATCTGAGCCTCGTCGACCCCGACAACCGCCGGCCCGTCGACTTCGCACGACGTCGAACGCTGCTGCGTGATGCGTCGGACGATCCCGACGGCCGGAAGCTGCTCACGACGACGCGCGCGCTGCACGCGCGGCGCGAGCACCCCGCGCTGTTCGTCGGCGGCGCATACGTGCCGCTGGCGTGCGACGACGCGCGAGTCATCGCGTTCGCCCGTCGTGAGGGTGACGACTGGGCGGTCGCGATCGCGTCACGGTTCCCGACACGCGGCGTCGCGGACGGCGTGCTCGCGCTGCCCGAGCGTGCACCACGTGAGTGGCACGACGCGCTCGGGGATCGCGCAGTCGGCGCCGTCGACGGCGCGCTCGACCTCGCCGACGTGCTGGCGACGCTCCCCGTCGCGCTGCTGCTCGGCTCAGCGTGACCGGCAGGCGAGCGTCACGTGCACGACGCGTGAGGGCGCGCGCACGACGTCGACGCACTCGTACGTCTCGTCGATGGCGTCGACGTCCTCGAACAGCCGTTCACCGCGGCCGAGGAGCACGGGCGTGATCGCGAGATGCAGCTCGTCGACGAGCCCCGCGCGCAGGTACTGCCGCAGCGTCGAGACGCCACCGCCGACGCGAACGTCGGCGTCGCCCGCGGCCGCGAACGCCTGCTCGCGGGCGGCCTCGATCCCGTCGGTGACGAAGTGGAACGTCGTGCCGCCCTGCATCTCGATCGGCGGACGCGGGTGGTGGGTGAGGACGAAGACGGGGTGGTGGAACGGCGGGTCGTCACCCCACCAGCCCGTCCAGTCACTGTCACCCCATTCGTCACGAACGGGGCCGAACATGTTCCGGCCCATGATCGTGGCGCCGAGGCCGTCGAAGCCGGCACCGACGAAGTCGTCGTCGACGCCCGTCTCGCCGCCGTCCTCGCCGATCATCGCCCGGCCGGTCCGCGTCTCGAAGATCCACTCGTGCATGCGCTCGCCGCCGACACCGAGCGGGTGGTCGATGCTCTGGTCCGGGCCCGCGCCGAACCCGTCGAGCGAGACCGCGAAGTCGTGCACACGCAGCTTCGTCATGTGCGTCGTGACGCTACGCGGCGACGGGACTCATCGGTGCGTGCGGTCCCGCGGGACCGGTGCTACCATACGAACGTACGTTCGCTTCCCCGCTCGTTCCGTGTCGTCGCGACGACGGAGGTTCGGAGATGCCCGGAGTGGTGGAGGCGACGGCTATGCCGTTGGAGCGCCTCGAGGCGGAGATCACACAGCTGGCCGCGCACCTGGACGCAGCCAGGTGCCGGTGGTTGCTGCTCGTCGCGGAGTTCGACCGGCGGGCCGGCTACGAGACGTGGGGCTGTCGGTCGTGCGCGCAGTGGCTGAGCTGGCACTGCGGCGTCGACGAGCGCGCGGCGCGGGAGCGGGTCCGGGTTGCGCGCGCGTTGGAGGAGCTCCCCGCAGTTCGCGACGCGTTCGCGTCGGGGCGGCTGTCGTACTCGAAGGTGCGCGCGCTGACGCGCATCGCGACGGCGGGCAACGAGGACGAGCTCGTCGACCTGGCGTTGCACGCGACTGCGGTACAGGTCGAGCGGATCGTGCGCGCGTACCGCGGCGTGAGGGACGAACAGGACGAGACCGCGGAGGCGAACCGCCGGCACGCCGAGCCTCACGTGCGCCTCGACGCCAACGACGACGGCACGGTGTCGATCCACGGCCGCCTGCCCGCCGAGACGGCAGCCGTCGTCCGCGCCGCGCTCGAAGCGGTGCGCACGCGCGGTCCCGCGGGACCGGCCGCGACGACGAACGCGGATGCACTCGTCGAGATCTGCGAGACGTACCTCGCGGTCGGCCCGCATGCCCGCACCGGCGGTGAGCGCACCCAGGTCGTGGTGCACGTCGGCGAGGACCGCGAATGCACGCTGGACGACGACACCTGGATCGCACCCGAGACGGCGCGCCGGCTCGCCTGCGACGCGTCCGTCGTCGAGGTGCGTCCCGGCGGGACAGCATCGAAGCGGACGCGGACCGTCCCCGCGGCGACGCGCCGTGCGGTGCACGCGCGCGACCGCGGCTGCCGGTTCCCGGGCTGTCACGGGCGGGTCTTCCTCGACGTGCACCACATCAGGCACTGGGCGCACGGCGGGACGCACGACCTCGCCAACCTCGTCGAGCTCTGCTGGCACCACCATCGCCTCGTCCACGAAGGAGGCTGGTCGCTCCGGCGCGAGCCAGGCGGGGCCGACGGGACCTTCGTCGCGATCGACCCGCTCGGCAGGGTCGTCCGACCCGGGCAACCGGCTCGCACGGGCGACCAGCACGCGATCGAGGACGACAACCGCCGTCGCGGCATCGCGATCGACTCGACCACGCCGATCGCGCGCTGGTACGGCGACCCGCTCGACCTCGACCACGTCGTGACCGCACTCTGGTGCATCGACCACCGCGGTCCCGCGGGACCGCCCGACGACGAAGAGGATGCGGACGCAGCATGACGCTCGCCGGCGGCCTCGTGGCCGAGAGCCTGCGGGTCGGGTTCGCGATCGACGGTGTCGACCTGCGCGTGACGAGGATCTCCCGTGCCGAGTGGGGCGACGTCGGCGCGGGCCAACCATCCGTGTGGACGCTGATCGACTTCACCGCGGACGACGGCGACGCCGACGAGCTCGCGCGCGCACTCGCGGCCGCGCTCGACCCGGTCGGCGGCTGGTACTGCGACTTCCACTCTGCCGACGAGTCGTTCGTCGTGTTCGCGAACGTGGTCTTCCGCTATCCGCGCGGCGATCACGACGGACGCGCGGCCGCCGAGGACCACGCGCGTGCCGTCGGAGTACCCGAGTCGCAGCTCGACTGGCCGGACTGAGCGCCGTCCCGCGGGACCGGTCGACGACGAACAGGGGAACACGCGTGACGAAGCCGGGGTGGATCGTCGTGCTCAACGGTGCCCCGCGCGCCGGCAAGTCGAGCATCGTGCGCGTCGTGCAGGAGACGTTCGACGGTCCGTGGATGAACCTCGGTGTCGACGTGTTCGCTCGCGCCGTCACGCCGCCGCGCTACCAGCCGGGCATCGGACTCCGTCCGGGCGGTGAGCGACCCGATCTCGAACCGCTCGTCTCCGCGTTCTACGCGGCCCTCTACGACTCGGTTGCGGCGCACAGCCGGCGCGCGCTGAACGTCGTCGTCGACGTCGACCACCACGACTCGTACTCGACGCCGCTGCGGATCCTCCCGAACGTCGCGCGGCAGGTCGCCGACCTCCCGACGCTGCTCGTCGGCGTCCGCTGCCGGATCGGGGTGATCATGCAGCGGCGCGGGCTCGACGGCGACCCGCCGCCGCCCGTCCTGCGCTGGCAGACCGAGGTCCACACGCCGGGGATCTACGACCTCGAGGTCGACACTTCTGTGCTGACACCCGAGGAGTGCGCCGCACGGATCCGCGACCGCGTCGAGCACAGCCCGCCCGGCGACGCGTTCACGCGCATCGCCGCGCTCGACACGCGACGATGACCCGCGTGACCCGTCTCGCGCCCCCGCTCGCCGCGCCGCTGCCGGACGTGACGACGGCCCGCCTCGACCTGCGCCGGTTCGCGCCGAGCGACCTCGACGAGCTCGCCGTCGTGTTCGCGCAGCATGAGGTGTGGGAGTTCCCGTTCGGCCGCGGCTTCACGCGCGACGAGACGCAGGCGTTCCTCGACGCGCAGCTCGACGAATGGACGGAGCTCGGGATGGGCTGCTGGATCGCGCGCACACGCGCCGACGGCCGCGTGATCGGCTACCTCGGCCTGTCGGTCCCGACGTTCCTGCCCGAGATCCTCCCCGCCGTCGAGGTCGGATGGCGGCTCGCGCCCGGCGCGTGGGGTCACGGGTACGCGACCGAGGGTGCCACCGCCGCGCTCGATCACGCGTTCGCGACGCTCGCGCTCGAACGCGTGTGCTCGCTCCCGCAGGCCGACAACACGCGCTCGGTCCGGGTCGCGGAACGCCTCGGCATGACGCGGACACGCGATCTCCTCGCACCACCGACCGACCGCCGGGGCGCGGTGGCCGTCGCGCACTTCGAGGTCACCGCGGCCGAGTGGGACGAGCGCGCTACCCGCCCGGGTCGACCCGCATGAGCAGCACCAGCGAACGCGCCTCGACGTCGAGCTGCTCGGCCGCCTTGACCTCGACGTGGTCGCGCCGGTCGACGACGCCCACCTCCGCCGTGTCGAGCAGCTTCTCCCACCGCCGGCCCCACTGCTCACCCGGGAGCGAGAACGTCATGCGCTCGTGGTGCGCGTTGAAGATCACGTAGAACGTCTCGTCGAGCACCTGCTGCCCGCGCGCGTCGAGATAGTGGATCCCGTCGCCGTTGAGGAACACGCCGAGCGACTTCGCGAAGCTCACGTTCCAGTCCTCGTCCGTCATCTCCCCGCCGTCGGGCGTGAACCATGCGATGTCGCCGACCCCACCGCCGCGGATCGGCTGGCCCTGGAACCACCGGCGCCGGCGGAACACCGGGTGCTCGGCGCGCAGCTGCACGAGCCGCCGGGTGAACTGGAGCAGCGACTCGTCGAACGTGCCCCAGTCCATCCACGAGATCTCGTTGTCCTGGCAGTACGCGTTGTTGTTGCCGCCCTGCGTGCGACCGCGCTCGTCGCCTGCGAGCAGCATCGGGACGCCCTGTGACAGGAACAGCGTCGCCAGGAAGTTGCGCTGCTGGCGATGGCGCAGCGCGAGCACGTCGGGATCGTCCGTCGGACCCTCGACGCCGCAGTTCCACGACCGGTTGAAGCTCTCGCCGTCGCGGTTGTCCTCGCCGTTCGCCTCGTTGTGCTTGTCGTTGTACGCGACGAGGTCGGCGAGCGTGAACCCGTCGTGCGCGGTGACGAAGTTGATGCTCGCCGACGGCCGGCGGCCCGTCTGCTCGTAGAGGTCCGAGCTGCCCGTGAACCGGTACGCGAACTCGCCCAACGTCCGGTCCTCGCCCCGCCAGTAGTCGCGCACGGTGTCGCGGTAGCGGCCGTTCCACTCGGACCACTGGGGCGGGAAGTTCCCGACCTGGTAACCGCCCTCGCCGACGTCCCACGGCTCGGCGATCAGCTTGACCTGCGAGATGACCGGGTCCTGCTGGATGAGGTCGAAGAACGCGGACAGCCGGTCGACGTCGTGCAGCGTGCGCGCCAGCGTCGCGGCGAGGTCGAAGCGGAAGCCGTCGACGTGCATCTCGAGGACCCAGTACCGCAGGCTGTCCATCACGAGCTGCAACACATGCGGGTCGCGCATGTTCAGCGTGTTGCCGGTACCCGTGTAGTCGACGTAGTAGCGCGGGTCCTCCTCCGACAGCCGGTAGTACGCGCGGTTGTCGAGACCCTTGAACGACAGCATCGGCCCGAGGTGGTTGCCCTCGGCCGTGTGGTTGTAGACGACGTCGAGGATGACCTCGATGCCGGCCTCGTGCATCGTGCGGACGAGCTGCTTGAACTCCTGCACCTGCTGGCCGAGCGACCCCGATGAGCTGTA
Coding sequences within it:
- the glgX gene encoding glycogen debranching protein GlgX, which produces MPSSPLASPGPRSSGRPIVWPGRAYPLGATYDGTGTNFSVFSDVGDRVELCLFDTNGRETRVELPERSAYIHHGFLPGVSPGQRYGYRVYGPWSPHQGLRCNPAKLLLDPYAKAVEGQVRWDRAVFPYRFGDENRASTADSARYMPKNVVTNPFFDWGNDRPPDTPWHRTVVYEMHVKGFTARHPGVPPELRGTYAGLAMPNVVEYLQQLGVTAIELQPVHQFVHDDALVRRGLRNYWGYNSICFLAPHNEYSSSGSLGQQVQEFKQLVRTMHEAGIEVILDVVYNHTAEGNHLGPMLSFKGLDNRAYYRLSEEDPRYYVDYTGTGNTLNMRDPHVLQLVMDSLRYWVLEMHVDGFRFDLAATLARTLHDVDRLSAFFDLIQQDPVISQVKLIAEPWDVGEGGYQVGNFPPQWSEWNGRYRDTVRDYWRGEDRTLGEFAYRFTGSSDLYEQTGRRPSASINFVTAHDGFTLADLVAYNDKHNEANGEDNRDGESFNRSWNCGVEGPTDDPDVLALRHRQQRNFLATLFLSQGVPMLLAGDERGRTQGGNNNAYCQDNEISWMDWGTFDESLLQFTRRLVQLRAEHPVFRRRRWFQGQPIRGGGVGDIAWFTPDGGEMTDEDWNVSFAKSLGVFLNGDGIHYLDARGQQVLDETFYVIFNAHHERMTFSLPGEQWGRRWEKLLDTAEVGVVDRRDHVEVKAAEQLDVEARSLVLLMRVDPGG
- the treY gene encoding malto-oligosyltrehalose synthase, producing MSPPVSTYRLQLHAGFTFADARAVLGYLDDLGVSHVYLSPVTTAVAGSMHGYDVIDPTRVSDELGGADGLRELAADAHGRGLGLVVDIVPNHLAASVDNPWWWGTLRDGPDAPHARVFDVDWTDGRVLLPVVDRPVEQCVVRGDVRVGHDGLLHVGGMVLPLRDGDVSGTVHDVLARQHYELVDWHEPRRNYRRFFDVDSLVGVRVDDPLVFEETHALVRSLLRDGVIDGLRVDHVDGLRDPLAYLRRLRALAGDGTYVVVEKILTGDETLRDGWPVDGTTGYDAMTDLDDVLVDPDGWRTLARVQPPFETVEREAKRMVLEELLRPELDRVVEALGERERTSVTALTVALPVYRTYLDGDGPGDEDLDVLTHAAERVGTSEAAALVERLTSAGARDVAMRWQQLCGPVMAKGHEDTALYRDAVLVSRNDVGGDPGRAPDHAVARLHARNAARAERWPRTMLATSTHDTKRSEDVRARIAVLSERADEFEAGLARLRDRLDLSALTAVEQRLLAQTLLGVGLDGPDLRARLHDYLRKALREAKQQTSWLSPDEAHERAVLAALDACLANGGTAYLAAFGDLVGCVARAGAHNSLVLALLKLAGPGVADTYQGTELIDLSLVDPDNRRPVDFARRRTLLRDASDDPDGRKLLTTTRALHARREHPALFVGGAYVPLACDDARVIAFARREGDDWAVAIASRFPTRGVADGVLALPERAPREWHDALGDRAVGAVDGALDLADVLATLPVALLLGSA
- a CDS encoding DUF222 domain-containing protein, producing MPGVVEATAMPLERLEAEITQLAAHLDAARCRWLLLVAEFDRRAGYETWGCRSCAQWLSWHCGVDERAARERVRVARALEELPAVRDAFASGRLSYSKVRALTRIATAGNEDELVDLALHATAVQVERIVRAYRGVRDEQDETAEANRRHAEPHVRLDANDDGTVSIHGRLPAETAAVVRAALEAVRTRGPAGPAATTNADALVEICETYLAVGPHARTGGERTQVVVHVGEDRECTLDDDTWIAPETARRLACDASVVEVRPGGTASKRTRTVPAATRRAVHARDRGCRFPGCHGRVFLDVHHIRHWAHGGTHDLANLVELCWHHHRLVHEGGWSLRREPGGADGTFVAIDPLGRVVRPGQPARTGDQHAIEDDNRRRGIAIDSTTPIARWYGDPLDLDHVVTALWCIDHRGPAGPPDDEEDADAA
- a CDS encoding dihydrofolate reductase family protein, with protein sequence MTKLRVHDFAVSLDGFGAGPDQSIDHPLGVGGERMHEWIFETRTGRAMIGEDGGETGVDDDFVGAGFDGLGATIMGRNMFGPVRDEWGDSDWTGWWGDDPPFHHPVFVLTHHPRPPIEMQGGTTFHFVTDGIEAAREQAFAAAGDADVRVGGGVSTLRQYLRAGLVDELHLAITPVLLGRGERLFEDVDAIDETYECVDVVRAPSRVVHVTLACRSR
- a CDS encoding chloramphenicol phosphotransferase yields the protein MTKPGWIVVLNGAPRAGKSSIVRVVQETFDGPWMNLGVDVFARAVTPPRYQPGIGLRPGGERPDLEPLVSAFYAALYDSVAAHSRRALNVVVDVDHHDSYSTPLRILPNVARQVADLPTLLVGVRCRIGVIMQRRGLDGDPPPPVLRWQTEVHTPGIYDLEVDTSVLTPEECAARIRDRVEHSPPGDAFTRIAALDTRR
- a CDS encoding GNAT family N-acetyltransferase, whose amino-acid sequence is MTRLAPPLAAPLPDVTTARLDLRRFAPSDLDELAVVFAQHEVWEFPFGRGFTRDETQAFLDAQLDEWTELGMGCWIARTRADGRVIGYLGLSVPTFLPEILPAVEVGWRLAPGAWGHGYATEGATAALDHAFATLALERVCSLPQADNTRSVRVAERLGMTRTRDLLAPPTDRRGAVAVAHFEVTAAEWDERATRPGRPA